The window ataaggaGGAAACAATGTtccgaccttcctaggtcatcttcagtttaacaaagagagaatttgTGAACTCTCTTCTGAGATACACATGTACTACTTTACCATTGTATATATTTCTCATCTGCATGATTTTTAGATTTTCATAAGTTGTAATATTGAAACATGCTAAACTCAGTTGAGATTGTATAGAATGACCAATGTATTTCTATAGCTCGACAGGACAAGGAACTTACCTGTTGTTTCTTGGGATATTTTCATTGTGTCATGCATAGCTTTTTACATGGGGAAACCTTTGTGACTCTTGAATGGAACAGAGATACTTCCAGATTATTGTACCCTATTTATTAGTGATCAGATATAGTGTGTGTGGAAGGTGAATGTGCTTTTAGTATTTTCTAGAAATTAGCTTCTGTTTTGAAAACATCAAAATGTGCTGTTTTCACAAATGTTTTTGTATATGCAAACTACAGATTTTCATTTCAAGATTTTATCTTACCCTTAATTTTGTCTTTTCAGTCCAAAAACAGTTAAGGTAATCATATAATGTGAAgagtattaattaaatattcttgttGGGTTAAATCTCTTAATCAGTTCCAGTTTTACATGTTTCTGTGTTCTCTTCTCAGTTATTCATTCCACCTTTTAATATAACCCTGTATAGAaagttgtgtgtgtatgtgctaCACGTAGTGGGAGCTGTAGTTCTCCAACTTGGCTGCTTATGTCAACAAAGTACTGCTCTAGAGTGCTTAGTTTGTATTAACTGATAAGATGGAACTGAGGACATCATTTTCATTAGAAGTGTTAGTTACTAAAAATGTGTTATGGGTTTTCtaatatattcacaaaataatcTTGTCCTACAAACTATCATCATAAACAGAATATGAACAGACTTTTAATATGGTTACTCTTATCAGATACTCAAGACTTCTAAGAAAAGCACATTCATTTATAGTAAATTTTTCAAAACACAGCTATTcttgaaacttgtttttatattatcaatatGCTTAACACAcacggtgggcacagcacagataatccatcatgtagctttgtgtttatttaacaacaaaataaacagttgttaatattgaagatattaacaaacaactgtaatttgttttccttgaagtttgtgaaacaaaatatgtacaagtaATAAAACTGACTATTAATTGTCTTGATTTATGTTTGCTTTTTGCATGAAAGTTTTTCTTAATTATGTTGTGAATGGGGCATCCTTTGTTTGTGCTATTTTTTAGTATTTGGATGTAGAAAGCCAAATGCTGTAAGACACATGTATTTGACActgtaaaacaacataaatatattattttataattatctgtatTTCCTCAGTATGTCTGCTGAATTACAAAAGATTTCCAAACCTCAGTTAAGAGGCCTACTCCGTTCTAGTCTACGTAAGCACCTGGCTATTGTAGGAGTTTTGTCAATTAGTGCAGCTTTGGCATGGAAGTATACAGTAGCAGAATCCAGAAAGAAACGATACGCTGAGTTTTACAAGTAAGTACCGAGTAAAATGCATGTAAGTTTGTACAAACACTGATGTAGAAATTTACTGTAAAAAGTCATTTTTATACTTCTAATTTCACTTTGTTTCAGAAGAACATTATCTCATTTTACCCTGCTAGTTCTTCCTACTTTTCTACAACCGTTTTGCTTTGAAATACATCAACCATTTTCTTTTACCTAACCCTAATTTCCAATATTATATCcaatttcttatttctttagtGCTTTACCTTCTAACAATCGTGAAGGCAAACTCTTTCATAGACTAATTACTTTGTTAGAAAAGTATTGTCTTGATTCGAGTCAAAGGATGTTTTTATACCTTAAACTAGTGTTCCATAGTCTTATTACctgaagaaatgtttttaaaatgttaattggATTTATGGATTTCAAACCTAAATTAAAAACATCTAGTCATAACTGTATTCCAAACCTTTGTGCAGATAAACAGCTGCTAGTCTTTCTTATTGATATTATAATAGATTTACAACAGATAATAGGCATACAGAGTAACTGAAGTCTGAAATGTTGACTATTGTAACTGAAAAGTACAAACAAAATGACAAAGTAGCCCGATATATTGTTGAATATATAAGAAGCTTCAATTCACACAAACCTATGTATTTCATACTTACTGTCATAGTTTGGTGTACCCTTACACTTCAACagaattttatcaatttttccCACAACAGAAGAAAGTACAACTGTCCTATAACTTAAATGGCAACTCTTGTCACCATTAAATATTGTGATAACATTAGCAACTCTATATCCTCAGGCTATTAACCTATCAAAAATGATGAGGCTTATATTTTAAACTGCTTTTTAAAACCTGTGGAAAAGTATGATTCTGTTTTTTCAATCACTTTCCCACCTGCCACTAAAGGGTTTAATATCTTTATGACCCagattatttactttgttttacataaaattgctaaaagttagaaatatttgttattaataaaggGAACATTTAAAAACTCAACCAACTTAAGCTCTTCTAGAAAACACCTGCCATCAACATCTTTTAAGGGTCCAATATCTAACTTAACATTTTGGTTACCTTTAACACACTTAAAGTGCCCTAGTGAGTCAGCATTTAGTTTAAAACCCTAAACTCTAGAGAGAGCACACAGttaactgtgtagctttgtgctaataaaAACAGGAACTTCTTTGCTGTTAGTTTTAACATTATCAGTCAACTGTGTTTCATAAATCATTTTCCAATTTCATACTTTCTTTTCAAACAGTTTCCTGGTTCTTctgtatttttctaaattttccatCCTGTGTGTCATTAAATTCTAATAGTTCTGAAAGTAAACAAAATGCAGTATGTTCACCAAACATCTTGTGTTCAATTCCAGAATTCATCAGGCAGGTTGGGATATAACAGATAGTTATGGTTGAGATGTTTATTAGTTATTCAAACAgctgtttttgtgtgaaatgtaAGAAGTTGggaaactgtaatttttattttatttcaatcagTACAAATTGGAATCAGGTTAACTTTCATTATCATTTTAGTTATATCAGCATgctgatttaaaattaaatttattttttaaaatttcctaaGTCCCTCCATAGGCCctgtatgaccaggtggttaaggcacttgactcataatctgagggttgtgggttgcaatccctgtcacaccaaacaagctcgcccttccagcgatgggggcattataaagtggcagtcaagagttggcagtgggtggtgatgactagctgtcttccttctagtcttacactgctaaagtagggacagctagtgcagatagccctcctgtagctttttgtgaaattcaaaactaaccaaacccTCCCATAATACTTTTAATCCATTACACCAATTTACTAACTTCTTATGTAGCCTCAGAGTTGATTTTCTGAACATTAGGaactaaaatttcatttcatatgATCTTAATTATGCACCGACAAGTTATGATTAGATAACAGCTTTTCCATCACTCATGGACCAACCTAGTTGGTTATCATCATAACTACTGGAAGTGTCCACTTAAAatttgaacttttaaaaaatgaGATTAGATCGTactcatgaaacattttactgtgtAACCTACTGACCCACATACCCTTATAAGAacttaatttaattgtataatacTCTGTAGGAACTATGATGCAGAAAAAGATTTTGAAAGGATGAGGCAAGCGGGAGTTTTCCAGTCATGTCGTCCCGATGGAGAATAACTCCTCCCTGTAGTATTTATGTAAGTATTGCCTCTGACCTTAATTCATTAGCCTACTTGAAAAACTTAGTTGTTTACTTATGACTTGACACTAATGAgtctaacattaaaaaaaaaattgtagaacTATTCATAGTTAAGTGCTTCCTTCGTAAtggtttttaacagtgttatatttACAATGAAGTTGTATTTCTAGTTAAAATCACATTTTTGTGTTCCTTTTTTTGATTCCTTCTATCAAGAGACGAATAATTTCACTCTCCCCCTCTAACAGTAGTTATGCTACTTTTGCTGTCAAGTAATTGGCTATCACAAGTTTAGTCAACATATTTAAACCCATTATCAAGTTTTTTAGTAGCCACTGTTTTGTTAACCTGCTCccatttctatttaaaaatattttaaaatgttaaagttttgaaaaagttACTACAATACTAGGACAGTACTACTGGACAGTtcgaaaatatattaaacaaaagttataaatatCTTAACCTCAATATAACCATTGAGGATGACGAaaccttggcaggggtttagtttagagagaagtctgaggaattctctccccaacaggggtgttcGGGAACGATGTAGTTCCTCTTCATCCCTgctcatggaagattatttatctgtACCTGagaattttcttgtattttaatttggcttaTTTGAGGCAATAAAGTGAGAATGCTGAGCGAGACAAAGGTGACAAAAAGGAAATGGACAAGTCTGGAGTCTGTTGGCAGAATGTTTTAATCATGTTATAAATAGCTGATAACAGTTATCTGTAGTgtaaaaaagtaacttaattgGTTTCATGACTGTGCTTTTTACTGGTTTTTAAATTCCTTAGTAATAAGAACTATAAAGTAACTAGAAACTTTTTAGTGATATAACGGTGTTGAAAAGCCAAATTGCTGTCACAActattttaaaccttttaatttttGATAGTAAGTGCCATAGCCCCTTTAGTGTATAAttatttaactgaataaaaacCTTGGAGTGTATCTATCTAATTGTAATACAATAAATGTCTTAAAGTTACACGAATAGTAAAATGAACCCATAATACCAGTGAAACAGTAaagcatatataaaaatgtggtaACTCTTCCTTGTTTAGTCAGTTCCTTTAACAACATACTAAGCTGATGTGACTAAATCTAAAAGTATTTCAGTTTTGCTATACTTTGTAGACAGTGAAAAGTTCAGCATGGAATACTGACTTGTCTTGATTGGACTTGTTGGTAACTCCTACCAGTATTGACAGATATGACATTTTGACAGTAACAAATGAAAGGTTAACTACTGCACACTTAATTCTAAGCCACTAGGAATTTTGGTTTAAGAGCTTGAGAAATATTCATCATTAGACAATCGTGACATGCGTGTTGTTATTTCTATTATGTAAATTGGTTATGCTGCTCCATTTCACCTAATCTCTACTGATAAAGATTCAACTCCATGCAAACAGCTATGTGATCAAATACAACCAGTTGAAAGTATAGTGCAAGCTGATTCCAATGACACGCTACTTTTTGTCATTTAAGCAATACTTGTGTATCTATTACCCATATAATTTTTGGAGTTGACTAGATATTTGTAACCCCATATCTGGTTCATTCCCAAACGTTTTGCTCAACCTGACTTTGTCCATTTTTAGTTGTTGTAAAAAATGAACATCTTAACACTAGTGAGTAGTTTTGTGGAGTTTACAAACATATTGAGACCATCCTGGATATTTTCCCTCCAGCTCTgctttttctgttattttattatgaacACAGGTAAAGTGATTTTTGGACACTGGCTATTTTACCAAGAGATTAGTAataatttggtgttttttttataaaatactttaagtaATCTCAAAATAGGTattggtaaaaatgttttttcagaCACTGACTTAGTTCATAGGAAGAAGGAAGAGAAAGCAGCCAGTAAGAAAAGTGTAGCTGAGAAAGATGTATATTAAATTAAGTTATTGATTTTTAGTTGTACAGTAGATAAatcaattgaaaataaattacctTCCACAGTGTGTTTTGAATATTTGAATTTATCAGAGATTCAACATTATGAGAAGGTTTAGTGGAAAAATCACTCAACACCTTTATTGTTGGCAACAAGAGTGAAAACTAAATTATGTACTATTTGTAATCGTTTCTATATAGTTCattttgtactttaaataaaaactcCATTGTTTTACTAGTCAAATCATTTTTAATCTTCTATAATTACTCAAAATGTAGGACAAGAAGAAAAACTTAGATAATGAGGTTAatgtatgaaaatgttttaaagttacatAGTACCCTGATGAGTAACATGAAGTGCAATGTttagaaaaatatcttttactacaaatattttaaatttttacctcAGAGGTGTCTTCACATTAATTTCACACACAAtctataataaacatattaacagaCAAGTAAAATCACTGTGCTCATGATTAGGGCTAGAATTCAAGTGTTAAGTATATAATAAAACCCAAAAAAAGTTAGTGTTAAGAAAAGTGATTAGAAATTACTTGTTAATTATAGACATTTTCAAATCACAAAACTGTTGTCAAATAGGGCTAAAAATGCTATGTTTATGAAAGAGCATTctcagataaaataaataaatgttatcacAATAAGACTggaaatatttgacatttttaattTAGTGACCAATACTGATGTAGGTATCTGTTTAAAAACAAGTCCACTTTCATTATGGTTTTGTAAATCACACTTTCTTTCCTAAAAACAATTATACACTATGAAAACgaaatgaaaatttgtatttctcAAACAATGAGAAAAACACATCCCATATTCTTGATTTGgatcttttataaaaacaatatatgacATAGAAAGGATcttgtaaataaatgaaaacttatcatttgac of the Tachypleus tridentatus isolate NWPU-2018 chromosome 13, ASM421037v1, whole genome shotgun sequence genome contains:
- the LOC143240525 gene encoding cytochrome c oxidase subunit 6C-1-like; this translates as MSAELQKISKPQLRGLLRSSLRKHLAIVGVLSISAALAWKYTVAESRKKRYAEFYKNYDAEKDFERMRQAGVFQSCRPDGE